CAGGGATGAACTCAGCGTATACCTTGACAAGCTCAACGATATCCAGCTTGAAAAAGATGAGAAGAAAATAGATGAAAAGCATAATGTAGCAAAAGAGAAGTTTGAGAAGACAGGAAAGATGAGCCTGCAGGACCTCAAATTGTTAATGGAAAAGGGAGATATTAAGTTCTAAACTTAGTTATCACTAACTTTTCCTTTTTTAAATTTTCTTTTCTTTAATTTTTATTTTACGACCCTGATATTTTCCTACACCGAGTCAATACTAAACATTAGTGAAGCTTCGGTCGATTCCCTGATCACTTCGATTCAAAAAAGCGACTGCAAATAAAAACAACGGCCATGCAACATATCGATGCCACAAGACCAAAACCCGGGATGCCATTATCAGGATTTATACCCGGTTCCGAAGATGTATTGGAATCATTTAGAGATATGTCAGGATCTTCCGGGATGGGAGCTGGAAGTGATCGATCACGATATTGGAAAACGGGTTCAAAGGTCACCAGATCACCACCCGGACCATAATAGATAGTATCAACTGTCATATTGAATAATTCTGTTGAATCACGGGAATAAACAAAAATGTCTCCTTCATAAAGAACTTCGTCCTTCAGACTAACACCATCAAGCGAAAGTTCTACCCATACACCCCCATCTGCATTCACATCTTTGATAACAAAGACATAACCCTGGCTGAACTCCCAGAAACTTCCGGTCTCAATGAAAATACTGTCACCATCCATTAGCACTTCAGCCTTTACCTGAGCTCCGAGCACTGGCAGTATAAGAAGTGACAAAATAATAAGGAAGGATACAAAGAAACGTATCCGGTTAATTCTACTGTAACTCATGTCCCACACCATTCATTTATAGATGCATCGACCTGCCATGACCTCTTTCACACCTTCAGCAGTCTCTACAATTAGAGCACCTTCGGCAGTAATTCCAGTTGCTTTACCTGCAATTATCTTCTGAGGAGTTATAACTTCAACCTGACTTCCAATTGTATCAGATAAAGAGATCCAATCTTCCAGGATCTTCGAGAAACCCTCAACTTTAAAACGCAGATATTCCGTCTCGAGAGATCTGAGTAAAGCCTGTACGAATGAAGCCCTGTTTATAGATTCACCCTTGATGGAACTAAGGCTGGTGGAACTATCCCTTAACTCTTCCGGGAGCTCCTCGACAGATACATTAGCATTGATGCCAATACCGATCACAACAAAACCAATGTGATCCACTTCTGCATCCATTTCAGTAAGGATACCACAAACCTTCTTATTACCAATGACAACATCGTTTGGCCATTTGATAGATGCATCTACACCAAACTGTCTTATGGTTTTGGCAACAGCAACTCCTGCCATGAGGGTTAGTCTTGGTGCATGAGCAGGCAAAATACCTGGTTTGAGAATGACCGAAAGCCAGATGCCACCTTTAGGGGATACCCAACGGTCCCCTTTGCGACCACGTCCGCTTTCCTGCATCTCAGCAATTACGACCGTACCCTCTTCAGCCTTAAAGCCCATTTTCTTTGCCATATCATTGGTAGAATCCACTGTTTCGAAATAGTGAAGTTCTTTCCCGATGATGTCTGTGTCAAGCCCAATGCTGATCTCAGAAGGATAGAGCTTATCAGGAACGGAAACAAGATTATACCCCGAACCAGGAGAGGATCCAATAACATAACCATCTTCTTCAAGGCCCTTAATATATTTCCATACCATTGTCCGGGAAATACCCAACCTTTCACCCAATTCTTCCCCGGAAATAGGTTCTTTGCCCGCTTCTTTCAGAGCTATAAGAATATCCATTTTCCTGTCGACCAAGATAGTAACCCCCAATATGATCAAATCATTATTATAAAAGAATATATCAACAGACCTTATTTAGTCTGTTGAT
This genomic window from Methanococcoides sp. AM1 contains:
- a CDS encoding S-layer protein domain-containing protein → MSYSRINRIRFFVSFLIILSLLILPVLGAQVKAEVLMDGDSIFIETGSFWEFSQGYVFVIKDVNADGGVWVELSLDGVSLKDEVLYEGDIFVYSRDSTELFNMTVDTIYYGPGGDLVTFEPVFQYRDRSLPAPIPEDPDISLNDSNTSSEPGINPDNGIPGFGLVASICCMAVVFICSRFFESK
- a CDS encoding biotin--[acetyl-CoA-carboxylase] ligase, with the protein product MVDRKMDILIALKEAGKEPISGEELGERLGISRTMVWKYIKGLEEDGYVIGSSPGSGYNLVSVPDKLYPSEISIGLDTDIIGKELHYFETVDSTNDMAKKMGFKAEEGTVVIAEMQESGRGRKGDRWVSPKGGIWLSVILKPGILPAHAPRLTLMAGVAVAKTIRQFGVDASIKWPNDVVIGNKKVCGILTEMDAEVDHIGFVVIGIGINANVSVEELPEELRDSSTSLSSIKGESINRASFVQALLRSLETEYLRFKVEGFSKILEDWISLSDTIGSQVEVITPQKIIAGKATGITAEGALIVETAEGVKEVMAGRCIYK